CCGCTGCCTTGCTCCAGGCACTGCACGACGCCTTGCAGCGCGTTCATCGCCATCCAGGGGCAGTGGGCGCAGCTCTTGCACGTGGCGCTGTTGCCGGCAGTGGGGGCTTCGATCAGCGTCTTGGTGGGTGCGAGCTGGCGGATGCGATGAAGCAGCCCGTTGTCCGTGGCGATGATGAAGGTCTGCGCGTCGCTCTTGAGCACGGCCTGCAGGATCTGCGAGGTCGAGCCGACGACGTCGGCCTGCTCGACCACGCTCTTCGGCGACTCCGGATGCACCAGCACCTTGGCGCCGGGATGCTGCGCCTTCAGCAGGTCGAGCTCGAGGCCCTTGAATTCGTCGTGCACGATGCAGGCGCCGTTCCACATCAGCATGTCGGCGCCGGTCTCGTCCTGGATGTAGCGGCCGAGGTGCCGATCAGGCGCCCACAGCACCTTCTGTCCCTGCGCGTCGAGGTGCCGCACGATGGCCAGCGCGCAGGAGCTGGTCACCATCCAGTCGGCACGAGCCTTCACGGCGGCGCTGGTGTTGGCGTAGACGACGACGCTGCGGTCGGGATGGGCATCGCAGAATCGTGCGAAGTCCTCGGGCGGGCAGCCGAGGTCGAGCGAGCACGTCGCTTCGAGGTCCGGCATCAGCACTCGCTTCTCGGGACTGAGGATCTTTGCCGTCTCGCCCATGAAGCGGACGCCCGCGACGACCAGTGTCCGGCTCGCATGATCGCGGCCGAAGCGTGCCATCTCGAGCGAATCGGCAACGCAGCCGCCGGTTTCCAGTGCGAGGTCCTGCAGATCGCCGTCGACGTAGTAGTGGGCGACCAGCACGGCGTCGCGCTGCTTCAGAAGCTTGGCGGCGCGCTGTTTCCACTCGATGCGTTGCGCGGGGTTCAGCGGCTCGGGAACCTTGGCCCAGGCGTGCGCGGTGCAGCTGGCGCCGGAAGCGTCCTGGCGGGTGTAGTCGAAGAGGACTTGGCTCATGGAGCCGGGAATGGTAGCCCGGTTCGGCGCCGGGGAAGGGCGGATCGAATCGCCCTTTCCCAGGCGCGGTCGCGCTCTACAGCAGGCCCTTTTCCACTTCCATCAGCTTGTAGCGGGCCAGCGCGAGGTTGGCACGCTGCTTGTCGAGCAGGGCCATCAGGAACAGATCGGGATGCCGGGTGACGGTGCGCAGCACATGCTGGCGCTGTGCCGCGCTGACCATCACCTCGTCGATCTGGTCGGGCAGGCCCATGTTGCGGGCGGCCAGGCGATGGGCGCGAAGCACCTGGGCGCTGGCCGCGGCCGAGAGGTCGAGGTCGGCGGGCTGGTCCTCGCGGTTCTCGCGCGCCAGCACCAGACCGGTCGTGGCATCGACCACTGCGCAGCCGAGCAGGCCCTCGATGGCCAGCATCTCGGCCAGCGCCTCGCGTGCGCGAGCCGGGTCCAGCGCATGGTGGCTCACCCGCATGACGGGCTTGCCCGGACGGAGCCCCGGCGTGATGGAGGCCCGCAGCGCCGGGGGCGGCTCGCCGGCCGCGGCGTGCAGGTCGGCGACCTTGATGGGGTAGTCGGTCGCGCCCATGGAGGTCTCGGGCGGCTCCCAGGACGGCTGCGTTTTCACGTGGTTCCACATGCCGAGCATGGCGTTCCACACCGAGGACGCGCTGGTCATCGATTCGTTGAGCACATGCACGTGCAGGCGCTGCGGCCAGCTCACGGCGCTGATCTTGTTGGCGATCCACACCGCATTGGGCGGGAGCATGAACAGCAGGTTGGGGCAGCGCCAGGTGGGCAGGGCGGTGTATTCGAGCAGCGAGATGAGCAGCGCATCGATGGCGTGGGGCTGCATGGGCCCGATGATCACCGTCGTCATGTGGCTGCGTTCCATCAGCGCGACCGGGATCTCGGCGTTGTCGCGCCCAGGGGCGCGAACGTCGGCGTGGTAGATCTTCAGCGTGTCCTCGTGGCGCCGCACGAGGGTGGTGCGCTCGATGGTGGCGAGGGTGCGCAAGGTGGTCTGCTCACGCAGGTGCAGCCGCTCGATGGGACGGCCGCCGGCATCGGACAGCGCCTTGATCACCGCCGACGCCCAGATGCCGACCGGGTCGAGCAGGGTGATCAGCCGGCTCGCGGTTTCGAGGTCGGCGCGGGTGGTGGCGAAGTGCTCGCGTATCGCCTGCGCCGGCGAGCCACTGACGACCAGGTCGTGCTGGTGCCGGTCGACCATCTGGCCGCGTTCGTTGACCTCGGTGGCCATGCTTTCCAGGATGGCAGTGGCCGCGAAGCCCTGGTCGGGCGGCTCGGAATCGGAACGCGGCTTCCTGGGGCTCGGCGGGCCGAGATCTCCAAACAGCGAGGTGAGCATGCGGTCTCCCACGGGTCTTTCAGCGGCCCGCGGCGGCAGGCCATTGCAGTCTAGATCAGCGTGGCCAGCCGGGAATACCCGGACGTGCAACCGGTCGTTGCAGCCCTCTGAACGGCGGTATGTGGAGCCTTTCCGGGGCAAGCCCGGCTCAGCCGAAGAACCGGCTCGGCGGCGCGCCGACGGACCGCCGCACCATGGCGCTGAAAGCGCTGGGGCTGGCGTACCCGAGTTCGGCGGCGATGGTGGCCATCGGCAGCTTGCGCGCCGCCAACGCGAGGGCCCGTGCCAGCAGCACCTGCTGCCGCCATTGCAGGAAGGTGGTGCCGAGCTGCTGGCGGAACAGGCGCGCGACGGTGCGCGTGCTGGCGCCGGAGTCGCGCGCCCAGCCGTCCAGCGTCGCGTGCCGCGTGGGGTCGTCCAGCACCGCTTCACACAGCATGCGAAGCCGCTTGTCGGCCGGCAGGTCGACGCCCAGGCGCACCGGGCGGGCGCGCCGCAGCTCGTCGAGCACCAGTGCGCCCAGGCGCCGCTCGCGCTCCAGCTCGTCGGCGACCAGCGCGGCGGCGCCATCGGCACGGATGTCCATCGCCATCGCGAGTGCCCGCAGCAGGTCCGACACCTCCAGCACCCGGCATTGCTTCCAGGCGGGCGGCGGCGCCGGATCGTCGTGCAGGTACAGCGTGCGCAGATCCGCGTCTTCGATCACCGTCACGGCATGCTCGACACCCGGCGGAATCCACAGCGCCCGCGACGGCGGAACCAGGTAGGTGCCGTGCTCGACGGTGAGCCGCACTACGCCGGTGGCCGAGATCGCCAGCTGACCCCAGGGATGGCAGTGCGGCACGACCCGGGTGTCGGTGCGCAGCCGATGCTCCTTGGCGCGAACCGGCCGCCGCGCGGTGGGTCGGTACAGGTGCGGTGTCAGCGGGCCGATCGGCGTCGGGGCCAGGAGGGTCTTCATTGGCGCGATCTCGACAGAACTTGTCGACCTATCGTAATCGCGCCGCCCGAGCCCTGCCTACCATCGGGAGATGAATTCGACCTCCCTGCCGGCCCCTGGGATGCGCCAGGACGCCGCCGTCATCGGTCTCGTCGGCCTCGCGCACGGGATCAGCCACTTCAGCCAACTCCTGCTCGCCCCCTTGTTCCCGTGGCTGAAAGAGGCCTTCGGGGTGAGCTACGCCGAGCTGGGATTGCTGATGACGATCTTCTTCGTCGTCTCGTGTGCGGTGCAGGCGCTGTCCGGCTTCGTCGTCGACCGATTCGGGCCGCGGCCCATCCTTTTCGGGGGGCTCGGGCTGCTCGCAGCGGCCGCCTTCGGCTTCGCCGCCAGCACCCACTACGCGATGCTGGCGCTGTTTTCGGTGGTGGCCGGCGTGGGCAACGGGGTGTTCCACCCGGTCGACTACACGCTGCTGAACCGCAAGGTCCACCCTTCGCGGCTGGGTCACGCCTTCAGCGTGCATGGCATCACCGGCAGCCTCGGCTGGGCGCTGGCGCCGGCAATGCTGGTGCCGCTGACCCTCGCCTTCTCGTGGCGCGTGGCGCTGTCCTGCGCCGGGGTGGTGATCCTGGCCGTGCTGGCGCTGCTGTGGATGCAGCGGGCGCCGCTGGCGCTGGAGATGGCGCCGGCCCGCAAGGCCGGGGCGCACGGGAGCGTCGAAGGCCGCTTCGACTTTCTCGGCATCCCGGCCGTCTGGATGTGCTTCGCCTTCTTCCTGTTCTACGCCATGGCGCTGAGCGGCGTGCAGGCCTTTGCCCCGGAGGCGGCGCGGCTGCTGCACGACGTGCCGACGCAGGTCGCCGCGGTGTGCCTCACGGTGTACATGGTCTGCGCGGCCGGCGGGATGGTCGTCGGCGGCTTCCTCGCCTCCGACCCGGCGCGCTGCGAGCGCATCGTCGGCGCGGGATTCGGGGCGGCGGCGCTGGTCGCGCTGCTGCTCGGGTTTGCGGCGGTGCCGGCGGCCATGGTGCCGGTGCTGTTCGGGGCGATGGGCTTCGGCGCGGGCATCGCCGGGCCTTCGCGCGATCTGCTGGTCAAGCGATCCTCACCCGACGGCGCGACCGGACGGGTGTACGGCATCGTCTACTCGGGTCTGGACATCGGGCAGGCGGTCGCGCCGCTGCTGTTCGGCACGCTGATGGACCTGCATCGGCCGGCCGAGGTGTGGCTGGGCATCGCCGTGGTCCAGGCGGTGCTCGTGGTGAGCGCCTTCAACGTGCGGCGAGCGCGACGAACCGTCATCGCGTCCGTCCATCCCTAGCTTCCTCCCCCAACATGCGGGGGAGAGAAGCAATCCCATGGGCCTGAAATGGCTTGAAGATCGCACGTCTGCAGCCCGCCGACCGGCAAGGAATGGCCCGCACGAGCGAGGCAGGGCGCAGGGAGGATCAGTCGATGTTGTTGCTCTGGAAACACTTGGTCGGTGTATTCGTCGCGGCGCGGCATGCCGACGGATGGCTCGACGCCTGCGTTCGCTTCATCGGCGCGGCACGCGCCGTGTTCACGTACCGCAAGCACCGAGAGCTGCTGGCCCTCGAAATCGTCGACAAGTACGTCAGCGACGACGGCCAGGGCGATGCGCTGTTCCACATCAGCCACCGGCACTACCTGTCCACCGAGTTGAGCTTTCGCGAGCGCATCGACTGCGCCCTGACGCACTACCGCTACGAGGGTCAGAGCTACACCGCCGCCTACAAGGAGGCGGTGTATCACCACCAGGGCCTCACGCTGTGGTCGCGCCGTGTCGATAGCCGGCGCTATGCGCTGGTGCTGCGGGCGACCACCGACCTGCGCCACGAGGGAGGCATCAGCGTCGTGCTGCTTGCCGACGGCCACTGCCTCAACGAGATGTCCTTCGCCTGGGTTCCGGGCGAGCTGCTCGGCCTGGACCGCGACGTGGTGCCGTTCATCACCCGCAACCAGTCGGCGCACCACGACACGGCGCCCGTCGTGCAGTTCCGCCAGGACTTCCCGCAGAACTCGCCGTCCTACTTCTGCCTCGCGGCCATGCACGGCATCGCCGAGGCGAACGGCAAGCCGCACCTCGCGGGCATCCGGCACGACTGCCAGATTGCGTTCGACGAGCGCTACGCGTCCAGCTTTCGCAGCTCCTACTGCGACTTCTGGAAGTCGTTCGGCGGCGTGGAACAGTGTCGCCAGGCCTATCTGATGCCCGTGCCGCTGGTGCCGCCGCCGCTGTCCAGCGTCAAGGCCAAGCACCGCGGACGCGCCATCGAGCGGCGCCGCCATTGGTCGGAGATCTCCTCCGGCGCCGCCGCCATCGCCGCGCTGTACGTGCGGGACAGAAAGAACCGCAACGCGGGTGCCGGCGCGCACGTTCTGCACCACCTCATGCCGCACCTGTCGACGCTGATGTCGCTCGCGATGGTGTTCTGATCACACCGCACAGCGGTGGCGCTCGATGCAGGTGGCGAGCACCTCGCCGCCGTCGCGCTTCCACCAGTTCTCGCTCGAGAAGATCTCGACCTCGCTGTAGCCCGCGAACCCTGCGTCCTCGACCCAGCCGCGTATGCGCGGGATGTCGATGACGCCATCGCCCATCATCCCGCGGTCGTTCAGAAGGTCGCGGGTCGGCACCAGCCAGTCGCAGACGTGAAAGGCCAGCAGGCGCTCGCGACCGGCGCGGGCGATCTGCTGCTGCAGCTTGGGATCCCACCACACGTGGTACAGGTCCACGGCGACGCCCAGCGCACCGCTGCGTGAAGGATCGAGCGCATCGCACAGATCGAGGGCCTGCTCCAGCGTGTTGACGCACGCGCGGTCGGCGGCGTACATCGGATGCAGCGGCTCGATGGCCAGCGGCATGCCGACGTCTTGCGCGTATGCCAGCGTGGCGGCGATGCCGTCGCGCACCTCCTGGCGAGCGGCGGCAATGTCCTTGTGCTCGGGCCGCCCGGCGAGGGCGCCGGGCAGACCGCCGACGACCAGCACGAGACAAGGCGCGTCCAGCGTCTTCGCCTCGTCGACCGCGCGGCGGTTGTCCTCCAGCGCGAGCTGCCGGGCTTCGCGGGTCGATGCCGGAAACATGCCGCCGCGGCAATAGCCTGACAGCGCCAGGCCGAGGTCGCGGATCTGCCGCGCGACGGCTTGCAGACCGACCGCGGCCACCTGGTCGCGCCACGGCGAGATGGCGCGGATGCCGCGGCGCGCGCATTCGTCGACGATGCGGTCCAGCGGCCACTGTGCCCGCACGGTCGCCGTGTTGATGGAGAGCCAGCGATGGTCAGCGGAGAAGTCGCGCATCAGGATTCGATGCCGTGCAAGGCCAGCAGCGTCTTCATGCGCCGGGCCGCGAGCTCCGGCTGCTCGATGAGGCCGGCCGCGTCGGCCAGCCGGAGCAGCTCGGCAAAGTGGATCAGCGAGCGTGCGCTCTGCTGCCCGCCGACCATCAGGAAGTGGTCCTGGTGGCCGTTGAGCCAGGCCATGAACACGACCCCGGTCTTGTAGAAGCGCGTGGGTGCTCGAAAGACGTGACGCGACAGCGGCACCGTCGGCGCGAGGATCTCGTGGAAGCCGGCCTTGTCGCCCGATGCCAGCGCGGCGAGCGCAGCGCTCGCCGCCGGGGCGATCGCGTCGAAGATGCCGAGCAGCGCGTCGCTGTGCTGTTGCGTCGGCGCGGCGCCGACGCCGTCGCCGGCGATCAGCTCGGCATAGTTGAAGTCGTCGCCGGTGTACATGCGCACGCCGGGCGGGAGCCGGCGGCGCATCGCGATTTCCTTGTCCTTGTCGAGCAGCGAAATCTTGATGCCGTCCACCTTGTCGGCATGCGCCGCGATGACGGCGAGCGCCGTCTCCATCGCGGCATCGGCTTCGGCGTGGCCCCAGTAGCCGCGCAACGCCGGGTCGAACATGTCGCCCAGCCAATGCAGGATGACCGGCTCGCGCGCCTGGCGCAGCACGCGGTCGTAGACGCGCTCGTAGTCGTGCGGGCCGCTTGCGGCTCGCGCCAGCGCCCGGCTGGCCATCAGGATGAGCCGGCCGCCGAGGCGCTCGATCGCGGCCATCTGCTCTTCGTATGCGCGGATCACGTCGTCGACGCTGTGCACTGTCTCGGGCGCGAGGTGGTCGGTGCCGCAGCCCGATGCGATGCGAGCGCCCGGCATGTCGCGCGCCGCGTCCAGCGAGCGGCGGATCAGCTCCAGCGATGTCGGCCAGTCGAGACCCATGCCGCGTTGCGCCGTGTCCATCGCTTCGGCGACGCCCAGGCCCATGGACCACAGGCGCCGCCGGTAGGCGATGGTCGTGTCCCAGTCGATCGTGCAATCGAGCCACGGATCGTTGGCTGCGCGTGGGTCGGCCACGACATGCGCGGCCGAATAGGCGATGCGGTTGAAGCGCGGCTTCGCCGGTGCGGTCCACGGCGCGCGGCCGCTGAGCGTGTACGGCTGCAACCGCCCGTCGGCCTGGGGCATTTGCAGGACGAGGCTCATAGCGAAAGCTCCGGCACGTCGATCCAGCGCCTTTCCTTCCAGCTTTGCAGCGCCGCTTCCACCAGCTGCACGCCCTTCGCGCCTTCGGGCAGCGTCCAGCGGTAGGGCGCATCCTCGACCACGTGGCGGATGAAGTGCTCCCACTGCAGCTTGAAGCCGTTGTCGTAGACCTGCGTGTCGGGCACCTCCTGCCACTGCTCGAAGAACGGCAGGGTCTGCTCGACGTCGGGGTTCCACACCGGCTTGGGCGTGTTCACGCGCGACTGGCTGCGGCACTCGGTGAGCCCGGCCACCGCCGAACCGTGGGTGCCGTCGACGTGGAAGGTGACCAGGTCGTCGCGCCGCACGCGGGTGCACCAGGAGCTGTTGACCTGCGCGATCACGTCCTCTCCGCCGTGGCCTTGCAGCTGGAAGGTCGCGTAGGCCGCATCGTCGGCCGTCGCCTTGTACGGCTGGCCCGACTCGTCCCAGCGCTGCGCGATGTGGGTGGCGCCTATGCACGACACCGACTTCACCTCGCCGAACAGGTTGTCCAGCACATAGCGCCAGTGACACAGCATGTCGAGGATGATGCCGCCGCCGTCCTCGGCGCGGTAATTCCAAGACGGCCGCTGGATGGGCTGCAGGTCGCCTTCGAACACCCAGTAGCCGAACTCGATGCGCACCGCCAGCAGACGACCGAAGAAGCCGGCGCGGCGCAGCATGTCGAGCTTGCGCAGTCCCGGCAGGAACAGCTTGTCCTGCACCGCCCCGTGCTTGACGCCCGCCTGCCGGGCGAGTCGGCACACTTCCACCGCCTCGTTGAGGTTGGTGGCGATCGGCTTCTCGCAGTACACATGCTTGCCGGCCCGGATCGCCTGGGCGAGCAGGGTGGGACGCATCTGCGTGGTGCCGGCGTCGAAGAACACCGTGTCGCTTCGATTCGCGAGGGCGGCGTCGAGGTTGGTGCCCCAGCGCGCGATGCCGTGCTCCCGCGCCAGCGCTTCGATCTTCTCGGCATTGCGGCCGATGAGAATGGGGTCGGGCATGACGCGGTCGCCGTTGGCGAGCGGGACGCCGCCTTTCTGCCGGATCGCCACGATGGAGCGGATCAGGTGCTGGTTCATGCCCATGCGGCCTGTCACGCCGTGCATGATGATTCCGAGGGACTGGGTCGGCATGGAGGGCTCTCTTCAAAGGATGGGCTGCAGACTGCTCCACGATGGCGCAGCGGCGCTCGCGAAGCCGGGAACGTGCAGGGAGCGGAGATCGAGCAGGCCGTCGCGCACCGCAAGGCGGGGACGCGCGCCGCTGTCGTCGTAGAAGCCCGGATGGGCTTGCGCGAAGGCCTGGGCCTCGGGCGTCGGCGCGATGCCGAAGCCGTCGACGTAGTGATGGCCGTTGCGCTCGATGTGCGCGATGCCGAGGCTGGCGGCCAGCAGCGTGTCCTGCTGCACCGCGAGACCGGCCTGGCAGGTGAGGTCCTCGCCGGACAGCACCAGCCTCTGCGGCTCGCGGGCGACGCGCACCGCATTGCGCAGCGAGCGATACAGGCCCTTGCAGGCCTTGCTCGAGATGCCGCGGTAGCCGAGCGCCAGGCCCTCGTCGAAGCTGTCGTCGTGGTCGTCCGATTCGTCCAGGATCACGGGCACCGCGATGTCGAGCGCGGCGATCGATTCGCGCAGCGCGATGTGACGCGGCAGCGGCTGCTCCAGCAGGAGGATGCGGTGCATCAGCCCGCGCAGGCCCGGCTCGGCCCGCAGCGCCCGCCAGAAGGCGCCGAGCGACCCGGCATCGGCGAAGGTTTCGTTGCCGTCCAGCGTGACGCGGTAGTCGCCGGCCTGCGCGTCGAGCAGGCGCGCGATGCGGGTGAGGCGATCGATGTCGGCATCGAGGCGCCCGGCGAGCTTGAGCTTGAAATGGCGCAGGCCGTAGCGCGCGATGGCCGCTTCCAGCGTGGCGGGCAGGCCATCGTGCGGATCCGCGCCGGGGTCGGCGTCGACCAGCCGGTCGGCCAGGCCCACGGTGTGGCGCACCGCGACCTGCGCCGGCTCGTGCAGGCGCAGCCGCGGCGAATGCGGATCGCCCAGCACGCCGGCCTGCACGCCGCGGCTCCAGGGCAGGTCGGCGGCGCGCAGGGCCGCATCGGCCACCGCCTTGTCGAGCACTGCCTGCCCGAACTGCGCGGCGAGCCGCGGCAGGCCGAGCGCCACGCCGCGGCTGACCGCCGCTTCGCCGAGCTGGCGCGACAGCGCCCAAGGCGTGAGCGCGTCGCCCGCGCTGCCATAGGCTTCGGCGGCCAGCCGCAGCGCTTCGCGCAGCTGCTCGAAGTTCTGCTCCTGCGTCAGCGACGGCGACTTGTCGAACCACTTGGGCACCATGAGTTCGGCGCTGGCGCCGACCACGGTGCGGCCGCCGACGACTGCCTCGACGCGAACGAACGCCTGCGGGCAGCGTGTGACGGTGGCAGCGCCGAAACGGAACGGCAGGCGCAAGGTCACGGGCCGCTCGAAGAGGGCCACGTGGCGCAGCTTCAGCTCGACGGCGGTCATCTCACGCTCCCCAAGGCCTGCATCACGCCGCGCACGAAGCCGCCGCTGAAGGCGGCGCAGCCGATCGCGTCGGGGTGATAGTCGAAGGCCTCGACGGCCATCCAGCCGCGGTAGTCGAGCTCGCGCAGCGCCTGCAGGATCGGCACGATGGGCGTGTCGCCCTGGCCGGGTCCCCGGCGGTTGTGGTCGTTGAGCTGCACGTGCGCGATGTGGCCGCTGGGAAGGTAGCGGCGCAGCAGCGCGGGTGCGTCGTCGTCTTCTGCGTGCGAAGCGGCGCTGACGTCGAGCATGGTGCGCAGCGCCGGCGAATCGATGCGGTCGACCAGGGCGACCGCCTGCGCCAGCGTGTTGATCACCGGCGTCTCGAACGGCCCGAGCGGCTCGATGCAGTAGACGACGCCCGCCGCGCCGGCGTGCGGCGCGAGCTCGGCAAGACCGGCCTCCACCCGTGCGAGCGCGTCGTCGATGCTCTGGCCGGGTCCCGGGGCGCGCTGCGTCGGCGAGCCGTGGACCAGCACGTCCGCACCGCAGGCAGCGGCGAAGTCGACCAGCCGCTTGAGCACGTCCACCGTGCGTGCATGCTGTGCGGGGTCGGCCGTGGCGATCGACAGCCCGTCGGGCTTGGCGAGCAGCCAGTGCAGGCTGGCGAGCACGATGCCGTGATCGGCCGCGATGCGGCGCAGCCGCCGGCCGTCGGCTGCGCCGAGGCGCGAAGGGTCTTCCGCCAGCGTGAAGGGCGCCAGCTCGAGGCCGGCGTAGCCCAGCGCGGCGGCCGTCGCGCATTGCGATTCGAACGGCAGGTGCCGCAGCACCTCGTTGCACAGCGCGAGCTTCATGACACGGCCCTCCAGCGCACCAGCGCCTTTGCCCGCGACCAGCTTGCGTGGACCATGCGGTTGAAGGCCGGCACATACATCAGCATGGTGAAGATCGTGATGAAGGCGAGCAGCGCGCAGATCGGCCGTGCGAGGAACGGCGTGAAGTCGCCATTGGACAGCGTGAGCCCGCGGCGCAGGCTCTTGTCGAGGATGTCGCCCAGCACGAGGCCCAGCACGAACGGAGGAATCGGGTAGCCGTGGCGGCGCAGGAAGAAGGCGCCCACGCCGATGATGAGCATGAGGTACACGTCGAACAGGCGCGAGGCGATCGCGTACGAGCCGACGGTGCACAGCACGAAGATGACCGGCATGATGATCACGCGGGGGATGCGCACGATCGCCAGCAGCGGCTTCACGAGGAACAGCCCGAAAAAGAGCATGGCGAGCGTCGCCATCAGCGTCATCGCAACGACGTCGTAGACGAACTGCGGCTGGTTCACCATCAGCATCGGACCCGGCTGGACGCCGTGGATGATCATCGCGGCCATCAGCACGGCCGACGGAGCCGAACCGGGGATGGCGAGCGCGAGCGCCGGGATGATGCCGCCCGGGATGGACGCGTTGTCGCCGGTCTCGGCCGCGATGAGCCCCTCGACCGAACCCTTGCCGTACTTCTCCTTTTCCTTGCTGGCGCGCCTTGCTGCCGCATACGAGGACCATGCGGCCATGTCTTCGCCGACCCCGGGCAGGATGCCGACGTACACGCCGATCACGCCGGAGCGCAGGATGGTCTTCCAGTAGACCAGCACGTCGCGAAGTCGCGGCAGCACCGAGTCGACGGCATTGATGGTCGCGCGGCTGGCCGGCTCGGCCAGCACGGTGAGGATCTCGGAGAAGCCGAAGGCGCCGATCAGCGCGGGGATCAGCGACACGCCGCCTTCGAGGTCCTTGATGCCGAACGTGAAGCGGTTCACCGCGTGGATGCCGTCCTGTCCGATCAGCGTCGCGAACAGCCCGAGAAATCCCATGAGCCAGCCCTTGACCGGATCGGAGCCGGCGATGCTGCCGGACATCATCACGCCGAACAGCGCCAGCCAGAAGAATTCGAAGGCGCCGAACGCGAGTGCCACTTCGCCGAGCGTGGGGGTCAGCAGTGCCAGGCAGACCACGCCGAACAGCGAGCCGACCACGGAGCCGGTGGTGGCGATGCCCATCGCGCGGCCGGCCTGTCCCTGCCTGGCAAGCTGGTGGCCGTCGAGGCAGGCCGCCGCATTCGCCGCCGTGCCGGGGATGTTGAGCAGGATGGCCGTGCGGCTGCCGCCATAGATCGTGCCGACGTAGGCACAGATGAGGATCAGGATCGCGTCGTTGGGCGGCATCTTGATCGTCAGCGTGGTCAGCAGCGCGATCGCCAGCGTGGCCGACAGACCCGGCATGCAGCCGATCAGGATGCCGAGCAGCGTCGCTCCCAGCGCATACAGCAGCGGCCAGAACGATGCGAAGCCGAGCAGCGAATGGCCCAGCATGCGAAGGCCGTCAAGCATGGAACCGATGTCTCATGGGAATCCCTTCGGGGGCCGTGCGGGCTCAGGGAAGACGGACCAGGAACAGCTGCTCGAAGACGAAAGGCACTGCCAGGCCTGCGGCCACCGCGACCGCGGCGGCGACCAGGAGCCCGCGGACCACCTGCCCGCTGCGACGCCGTTCATGCCACTGCAGCAAGGCGATGTGCCCGAACAGGTACAGGATGGCCGCGACGCCGAACGGCACGCCGTGCCCCACCAGGCCAGCGGCGAAGCCGAGGCACAGCAGCATCGTCATCGCGATGCGCCGGCGTTCCCCGGGCTCGCCGGTCTCGGGCACCGAGACCTGCTTGGCACGGCGAATCCGCAGCGAGATCAGCACGCCAGTGGCCGCGATCAGCAGGCCCAGGATGCCCGGCAGAAGGCCGGGCGCGGCGAACCATTCGACGCCCTGCGATTGCAGACGCTCCGTGCGCAGTGCGCCGACGGTGAT
The Piscinibacter sp. XHJ-5 DNA segment above includes these coding regions:
- the nadA gene encoding quinolinate synthase NadA; its protein translation is MSQVLFDYTRQDASGASCTAHAWAKVPEPLNPAQRIEWKQRAAKLLKQRDAVLVAHYYVDGDLQDLALETGGCVADSLEMARFGRDHASRTLVVAGVRFMGETAKILSPEKRVLMPDLEATCSLDLGCPPEDFARFCDAHPDRSVVVYANTSAAVKARADWMVTSSCALAIVRHLDAQGQKVLWAPDRHLGRYIQDETGADMLMWNGACIVHDEFKGLELDLLKAQHPGAKVLVHPESPKSVVEQADVVGSTSQILQAVLKSDAQTFIIATDNGLLHRIRQLAPTKTLIEAPTAGNSATCKSCAHCPWMAMNALQGVVQCLEQGSGEIVVDEPIRGQALGCIERMLDFVARNPGATQKPGLVKNIGAA
- a CDS encoding helix-turn-helix transcriptional regulator; protein product: MKTLLAPTPIGPLTPHLYRPTARRPVRAKEHRLRTDTRVVPHCHPWGQLAISATGVVRLTVEHGTYLVPPSRALWIPPGVEHAVTVIEDADLRTLYLHDDPAPPPAWKQCRVLEVSDLLRALAMAMDIRADGAAALVADELERERRLGALVLDELRRARPVRLGVDLPADKRLRMLCEAVLDDPTRHATLDGWARDSGASTRTVARLFRQQLGTTFLQWRQQVLLARALALAARKLPMATIAAELGYASPSAFSAMVRRSVGAPPSRFFG
- a CDS encoding MFS transporter; this translates as MNSTSLPAPGMRQDAAVIGLVGLAHGISHFSQLLLAPLFPWLKEAFGVSYAELGLLMTIFFVVSCAVQALSGFVVDRFGPRPILFGGLGLLAAAAFGFAASTHYAMLALFSVVAGVGNGVFHPVDYTLLNRKVHPSRLGHAFSVHGITGSLGWALAPAMLVPLTLAFSWRVALSCAGVVILAVLALLWMQRAPLALEMAPARKAGAHGSVEGRFDFLGIPAVWMCFAFFLFYAMALSGVQAFAPEAARLLHDVPTQVAAVCLTVYMVCAAGGMVVGGFLASDPARCERIVGAGFGAAALVALLLGFAAVPAAMVPVLFGAMGFGAGIAGPSRDLLVKRSSPDGATGRVYGIVYSGLDIGQAVAPLLFGTLMDLHRPAEVWLGIAVVQAVLVVSAFNVRRARRTVIASVHP
- a CDS encoding DUF535 family protein, which codes for MLLLWKHLVGVFVAARHADGWLDACVRFIGAARAVFTYRKHRELLALEIVDKYVSDDGQGDALFHISHRHYLSTELSFRERIDCALTHYRYEGQSYTAAYKEAVYHHQGLTLWSRRVDSRRYALVLRATTDLRHEGGISVVLLADGHCLNEMSFAWVPGELLGLDRDVVPFITRNQSAHHDTAPVVQFRQDFPQNSPSYFCLAAMHGIAEANGKPHLAGIRHDCQIAFDERYASSFRSSYCDFWKSFGGVEQCRQAYLMPVPLVPPPLSSVKAKHRGRAIERRRHWSEISSGAAAIAALYVRDRKNRNAGAGAHVLHHLMPHLSTLMSLAMVF
- a CDS encoding sugar phosphate isomerase/epimerase family protein translates to MRDFSADHRWLSINTATVRAQWPLDRIVDECARRGIRAISPWRDQVAAVGLQAVARQIRDLGLALSGYCRGGMFPASTREARQLALEDNRRAVDEAKTLDAPCLVLVVGGLPGALAGRPEHKDIAAARQEVRDGIAATLAYAQDVGMPLAIEPLHPMYAADRACVNTLEQALDLCDALDPSRSGALGVAVDLYHVWWDPKLQQQIARAGRERLLAFHVCDWLVPTRDLLNDRGMMGDGVIDIPRIRGWVEDAGFAGYSEVEIFSSENWWKRDGGEVLATCIERHRCAV
- a CDS encoding dihydrodipicolinate synthase family protein, producing MSLVLQMPQADGRLQPYTLSGRAPWTAPAKPRFNRIAYSAAHVVADPRAANDPWLDCTIDWDTTIAYRRRLWSMGLGVAEAMDTAQRGMGLDWPTSLELIRRSLDAARDMPGARIASGCGTDHLAPETVHSVDDVIRAYEEQMAAIERLGGRLILMASRALARAASGPHDYERVYDRVLRQAREPVILHWLGDMFDPALRGYWGHAEADAAMETALAVIAAHADKVDGIKISLLDKDKEIAMRRRLPPGVRMYTGDDFNYAELIAGDGVGAAPTQQHSDALLGIFDAIAPAASAALAALASGDKAGFHEILAPTVPLSRHVFRAPTRFYKTGVVFMAWLNGHQDHFLMVGGQQSARSLIHFAELLRLADAAGLIEQPELAARRMKTLLALHGIES
- a CDS encoding Gfo/Idh/MocA family oxidoreductase gives rise to the protein MPTQSLGIIMHGVTGRMGMNQHLIRSIVAIRQKGGVPLANGDRVMPDPILIGRNAEKIEALAREHGIARWGTNLDAALANRSDTVFFDAGTTQMRPTLLAQAIRAGKHVYCEKPIATNLNEAVEVCRLARQAGVKHGAVQDKLFLPGLRKLDMLRRAGFFGRLLAVRIEFGYWVFEGDLQPIQRPSWNYRAEDGGGIILDMLCHWRYVLDNLFGEVKSVSCIGATHIAQRWDESGQPYKATADDAAYATFQLQGHGGEDVIAQVNSSWCTRVRRDDLVTFHVDGTHGSAVAGLTECRSQSRVNTPKPVWNPDVEQTLPFFEQWQEVPDTQVYDNGFKLQWEHFIRHVVEDAPYRWTLPEGAKGVQLVEAALQSWKERRWIDVPELSL